From Caldisalinibacter kiritimatiensis:
AAGACCTTCCTTTTCTGGTTTTAAAGTTCTATAATTAATTGTTTCTGGTTTCTTAACTTCTCCTCTCGACCACTGTCTAATCTTCTCCGGAGAAGCTAATCCAATTCTTATTGAATCAAAGTTGTTAAATTCAAGCAAAGGGTTTTCTCTCCCTTCTTTTTAGAATAGTTTTGTTTTAATTCTACAGAAAGAAAATTACTATTTAACATTAATCGTTATTGTCTGATTCTTTTTCGTTATCTCCTAATTGTATGTCTAAATCACTTACCTCTTCATCTACAGATTCCTTTATTTCAATTTCTTTTTCTTCTTCAGACAACACCTTTACATCCAACGCTAAACTTTGCAATTCTTTAATTAATACTTTGAATGATTCTGGCACACCTGGCTCAGGTATGTTTTCATTTTTCACTATTGCTTCATATGCTTTTACACGACCTACAACGTCGTCAGATTTAACTGTTAATATTTCTTGAAGTGTATGAGCAGCACCATATGCTTCTAATGCCCAAACTTCCATCTCACCAAATCTTTGTCCACCAAACTGTGCCTTACCTCCAAGAGGTTGTTGAGTAACAAGTGAATAAGGTCCTGTAGATCTTGCATGTATCTTATCATCTACCAAGTGATGAAGTTTTAGCATATACATGTATCCTACTGTTACTGGATTATCAAAATATTCTCCCGATCTACCATCTCTAAGCTGTATTTTACCATCTTCAGGTAATCCCGCTTTACTTAATGCTTCACGTATATCTTCCTCAGTTGCACCATCAAACACAGGTGTTGCAACATGCCAACCTAAAGCCTTAGCCGCCATTCCTAAATGCACTTCAAGTACCTGACCAATATTCATACGTGAAGGTACCCCTAGTGGATTTAATACTACATCTAGTGGTGTACCATCTGGTAAGAATGGCATATCCTCTTCAGGTAAAATTCTAGAAATAACACCTTTATTACCATGTCTACCACACATCTTATCTCCGACATTAATCTTACGCTTAGTAGCTATATATACTCTCACTAGCTGATTAACTCCTGGTGGCAATTCGTCGCCATTTTCTCTTGTAAACACTTTAACATCTACAACTATACCCGTTTCACCATGTGGTACTCTTAAGGAAGTATCCCTAACTTCTCTAGCTTTTTCTCCAAATATAGCTCTAAGTAATCTTTCTTCTGCAGTTAATTCAGTTTCACCCTTTGGAGTTACTTTACCTACAAGAATGTCATTAGCCTTAACCTCTGCTCCTATTCTTATTATTCCTCTTTCATCTAGGTCTTTTAATGCATCTTCTCCTACGTTAGGTATATCTCTAGTAATCTCTTCTGGTCCAAGCTTAGTATCCCTTGCATCTGCTTCATACTCTTCTATGTGTACTGAAGTTAATACATCATCTTTAACTAATCTTTCATTAATCAATATCGCATCCTCATAGTTATAACCTTCCCATGTCATAAAACCTATCAGAAGGTTCTTACCAAGAGCTGCTTCACCTTGATCTGTAGATGGACCATCAGCTATAATTTGTCCTTTTTGTATCTTCTCACCTGTTTTAACTATTGGTCTTTGGTTTATACATGTACCTTGATTTGAACGCTTGAATTTAAGTAAGTTATATCTATCTACTCTTCCATCTTCATCTCTTTTGATTAGGATTTCAGATGCTGTAACTCTCTTAACTACACCACTATGTTTAGCAACAACTACTACTCCCGAGTCCTTAGCAGCTCTGTATTCCATACCCGTACCAATAACAGGTGCTTCTGTCTTTAACAATGGTACAGCCTGACGCTGCATGTTCGCACCCATCAGAGCTCTGTTGGCGTCGTCATTTTCTAAGAATGGTATCATAGAAGTACCAACCGAAATGATTTGCTTTGGTGATACGTCCATAAAGTCTACTTCTTCTCTTGGTACAATGTCTGTTACACCGTTAATTCCTCTGGCTACAACTCTTTTATTTATAAATCTTCCCTCTTCATCTAACGGCTCATTAGCTTGTGCTATTACGTATTGATCTTCTACATCCGCAGTTATATATTCTATTTCATCAGTAACAACGCCTCTTTCCTTATCAACCTTTCTGTATGGTGCTTCTAAGAACCCATATTCATTAATCCTAGCATAAGTAGTTAGCGAAGTAATCA
This genomic window contains:
- the rpoB gene encoding DNA-directed RNA polymerase subunit beta, with protein sequence MSYATIDEVLELPDLIEVQKRSYDWFVEEGLKEVFEDISPIQDYTGNLILEFVDYSVSGEPKYDVEECKERDVTYAAPLKVKVRLINKETGEVKEQEVFMGDFPLMTEKGTFVINGAERVIVSQLVRSPGVYYVEEIDKTGKRLYSSTVIPNRGAWLEYESDSNDIVSVRVDRTRKVPVTVLLRALGYETKADILHLIGENEQILKTLEKDNTKNQEEGLLEIYKRLRPGEPPTVDSAKALLNTLFFDPKRYDLAKVGRYKFNKKLALSNRIVNTIAADNIVHPETGEILVEKDEKITREKAFEIEAAGINTVDVLSEDDKVVRVVGNHFVDVSAFDLPFSLEELGLKERVYYPVMKELIDKHDDSEELKEAVKERIREISPKHIIVSDIIASINYEFNLFYGIGNTDDIDHLGNRRLRSVGELLQNQVRIGLSRMERVVRERMTIQDIDVATPQALINIRPVAASIKEFFGSSQLSQFMDQTNPLSELTHKRRMSALGPGGLSRDRAGFEVRDVHHSHYGRMCPIETPEGPNIGLITSLTTYARINEYGFLEAPYRKVDKERGVVTDEIEYITADVEDQYVIAQANEPLDEEGRFINKRVVARGINGVTDIVPREEVDFMDVSPKQIISVGTSMIPFLENDDANRALMGANMQRQAVPLLKTEAPVIGTGMEYRAAKDSGVVVVAKHSGVVKRVTASEILIKRDEDGRVDRYNLLKFKRSNQGTCINQRPIVKTGEKIQKGQIIADGPSTDQGEAALGKNLLIGFMTWEGYNYEDAILINERLVKDDVLTSVHIEEYEADARDTKLGPEEITRDIPNVGEDALKDLDERGIIRIGAEVKANDILVGKVTPKGETELTAEERLLRAIFGEKAREVRDTSLRVPHGETGIVVDVKVFTRENGDELPPGVNQLVRVYIATKRKINVGDKMCGRHGNKGVISRILPEEDMPFLPDGTPLDVVLNPLGVPSRMNIGQVLEVHLGMAAKALGWHVATPVFDGATEEDIREALSKAGLPEDGKIQLRDGRSGEYFDNPVTVGYMYMLKLHHLVDDKIHARSTGPYSLVTQQPLGGKAQFGGQRFGEMEVWALEAYGAAHTLQEILTVKSDDVVGRVKAYEAIVKNENIPEPGVPESFKVLIKELQSLALDVKVLSEEEKEIEIKESVDEEVSDLDIQLGDNEKESDNND